DNA sequence from the Salvelinus alpinus chromosome 7, SLU_Salpinus.1, whole genome shotgun sequence genome:
aactgtaatgtcaataccattgtaaagcaccacttctcccctttccaacaaaatcaattacatgacctaaacactgcccgtttctgcataattcaagcaggaaatgagccccgtcgggtctttttaaaaatagcgggtggggaagcgaaactaatgcgtgatagtgagaaagacagatgtcgtgtgggaaaattgcttatttcactcgatctgtccaacttatcaccttatcggctctaaaatgtaaataaaacactataaagagtttatataatgtgtcactacatacctatttgaaggtttgagtcgaatttgaatcgggtttttagggcggtgctaaagtgatcttagaagtaaacagcggctttgagaatgatgatcgcatgcaatgatgacgaaaaaaatgactaggtatcccccttacccccgtcactgtccatttcttgtttttaaacgacgagagaagtgctacacctggtggagagagattgtaagacagaaatagttgctttatgcgtgctgtacattacgacatgacacgtcaagatgtaacggagggtcagttttttcaacttttctccaatactatagagccattaccatgtcgatcaacgcttgaatagaaacctagttcacacccccgattttgaagtcaacacagtcgctacagtcccattagttttctttgtaacCTCGTTTGAAATtcgcggttacgcacatttgtatggaatggggtgagtttacgttaccagATCATCtgaggtaaaatatataaaaaagatAACGTAACTTAATTGCAGTTGTAAATATTTCCACTAGTGACtgatagtgtcacgccctggccttagtattctttgttttcttaattattttagttaggtcagggtgtgacatggggaatgtatgtgttttttgtagtgtctagggtggttgtaaggtttagggggtttattagtgtagttgggtttatgtttagtatagtagtctagctgtgtctatggttgagtgtaggtatctaggaaagtctatggttgcctgaattgggtctcaattagagacagctggttattgttgtctctgattgggagccatatttaaggcaaccataggctttagctgtttgtggggaattgtctatgtcgaaGTGTTTTGTGGCAGCACtgatttttgtatagcttcacggtcgtctgttctttttgttttttccttctttaaaataaaagaagatgtactttccacgcgctgcaccttggtcctctctcagtcccgttgacgatcgtgacagatagCTTTACAGTTAATCTTACTTTATAGCCTTTTGGCTATTTTACACAGCATTTTATGtcatatagctagatagctagcaaaAAATTTTAAGAGCAAGCTTTTCAATTGGCATCTCTCCCCCTGTTTTAAGTCACAGGAGGGGACTGGATTAGATGTGAGCAGTGCAGGAAGTTGGTTCGTGAGTTGTGCTCCAATTTTACTGGGGATAGTTTTATTTGTGACATATGTTCAAATTAGAAATGTGCAATAGCAGAGCATAACAGATTTGCCACATCAATGTTACACTGAATTAATTAGTTAAGTTATTGTTCTTAAATGTTATTTTCCAATGAATACTTTTTTGTATGAATTAAAAACAACTATTGAAAACCTTTAACTCCTGAATGTCATTTTAAAGGCTGCTGGGATTTAAAATCGTGTATTATTCAAATAATATTTAGTGTAATTTACATAATGGATTGTATGGAAAAGAAACAACAAAGAAAGAACAAAGACAATTAATGTGCAGGTGAGTTAAAAAGAGGGACTTTACAAAAAATAGCCAATTATTTCCCTTTATAGTTTATTTGCCAAAGCATGACCTTCATCCACATACCAATTTTTTTCCAAACGTTGCTTTTTTGTGCCAGCAATTGTGTCAGCAATTAGAGGGGGGTGCTAGTTACCCCACTACTACCCTATGCCTACAAATGAATCGATGAGTAACTGTAGGCCTAGCCTGCTGCCTACCCATTACCAAACCCTTGTTTAACTTTATACATTGATTTATTGGTTCATACTGAATACTGTACTACCCACCGTTTCTTCTGTAATTGATTGCTGTGGGTGGTGAACTGGGTGGTTAAAATTGACCGATATAAAAATCTATCGAAACCGTCCAATTCACTTCTTGACAAGGCATGCAAAGATGTATTCCCTTTAGCCTACAGCCCACCGCCCACAGCCAGGTACAAAGCGCCACCGAGACGAGGAATTTGTTGCATATGCCACGTGTTTTAAATATTTATTCACGTGCACAACCAACGAACTCAGCGCAACCTGGATCGCTCCGGCGGGCGGCTGGTGTGATAACCGACTCCGCCTCTTCTCCCAAAGTATAAATTGTACCCACGCAGCCGATAGAGTGTAAAACAAGAGACTGGAGAGGAGACCATTACCAACGAAAAAAATAGGTCAATAATTTCAGAcatgggagaccagatgcgctaTGCCATCAGTGTCCGGATTATTGGAGTGATGCATAAAGAGGCATCTAAAATCAAGGTAAACCACTATATAAATTAATagtgtaatgtgtgtgtttgtgtgtgttattccatttgtgtgtatataaagtTATAAATACTTCCTTATATCTGCATTCGTTGAATTGTTACATAATTATAAATGAATGTAATTTAAAACATTTCTACAGATGTTTATGACCTCTgtgctgtggtctgatgagagtGAAGTCATTGTCTACAGATCATTGTTGGATTTTAAGGAGTTTCACGTAAGTTTAAAACTTAACCTGTACATCAATATAGAAAATAAAAAAGGATTGATTCATCTTTATCAGCGGATGTGTTGACAATTTGTCATTCAAAACCACTATCCCTCTTATTTCAACAGAGGCAATTGAAGAAGAGGTTTCCCCTTGAGAATCCTTTCcgcaagagagacagagtgattCCCAAATTCAGAGGTAAATCAACATCACAAAAGTCTCATCTTTGCCTCACAATCTACCCCCAAGCAATTTCAACTCTCCTTCATCACTCTCCTATCTCACCTCCTCCTCAGGTTTATGTTGTTCTTCTtcctattttatttgtatttaaaaaaaggcaagagttaagaacacattcttatttacaatgaaggcctggcaaaaggcctcctgcggggctggaattaaaaataaaatcaaaGAAAAATATAGGAAAAACACACATCGACAAGAGAGACaatacaacactacataaagagagacaatataacactacataaagagagacaatacaacactacataaagagagacaatacaacacaacataacGAGAGACaatacaacactacataaagagagacaatacaacactacataaagagagacaatacaacactacataaagagagacctaagacaacaacatagcaaggcagcaacacatgacaacacagcatggtagcatcacaacatgacaacaacatggtagcagcacaaaacatggtacaagcattattgggcacagacagcagcacaaagggcaagaaggtagagacaacaatacatctttCAAAGGAGCCACAACCGtcgtaagagtgtccatgattgagtctttgaatgaagagtcCTACCTCAATGAAAAAGTGTAACCCTTCAATTAAAACATATAGAAAACATTTTCCATTCTTTCTCTTCACTAAATATGGAAGACATTTTCCTTTCTTTCACTGCAAATATTGAGTGCGTAGCTGCCCTTTttcattttcctcttctgtctatcCCAGCCATAGCTATGAGGAGAAAGATCCAGGTGAAGGATCCTAGTTGGTCAATGCGTCGGATGAATTTACTGGAAAACTACTGCAGCGAGCTGCTCAGGTGTGACCCCGTGGTGAGCTGCAGTTCAGAGGTCACCCAGTTCTTCATGCCAAAAGACCACGACCTGCAGGCAGACTTCACCAAAAACAGGTACACACTTTACAAACATCCCTCCTTTTTATGTGGGCGTTTCAGCCTATCAAGTCATTTTTCAGCCTTCTTATTTCACTACACTTATTATTAAAATCGTACTGAATGAGACCGTCTACTCTGCTTACTAAATGACAACAACATTTTATGCACCTAGCACTCGGGCCTTCTCATGAAAAATACTTTCAAAGAGTTGCAACTTGCAAGGTTGCCTCTGTTCCTCTGTCTAAAGAAACACACAGCAGACAGAGATGGGAAAAAATGTActaaatacaattacaaaatagAATAAAGATGCATAAAAATAAATGACAAAATACTTAAATacttaaaatacagaaatacatttgcaagttGCCTGCCGAACAGCAACACCATTCTCAGTAATGGTTACAGAAACGTTTTAGTTGCTATGAcagtgatatgttgttgtttatctacctcagttgaatgcactgactgtaagtcactctggataattgtctgctaaatgaccaaaatgtaaatggggaaatgaactgcaaagcacactgggtattattaTTAGCCTTGTTCCAGGGCGAAGCTCATTAGAATACTACTCGGCATACTTTGCAATTGTTaatttttacatatacatttatatttagtttAGCAGACGCTCTCGTCACACCATAGTGGCATCCGAATTCTGACATTAATGCAGGGTGAAAGGGGGGCACAAAATTGTgaactgcaacaacaaaaaatgtatagaaaagtattttgtattttgaaaataaaaattACAGCTCTCGAAAgtatcttgttacaaaatacattggaATGTAGTTCAGCACAGTGTAATACAAATTACATAATACTCAGAAGTAATTGAAATacatatttcaaatacatgtaacaaAAATACTGCCCATCTCTGCCAGCAGGTAAAAACGTTAACAATGTCTGTTTGTCTCCTCTCCACAGCGTCATGATCCTACCATCAGAGGATGGTCTGGAGGACATGAGTGGGCAGCGTCTGAGCCTGGGCAATGTGACACACCCTTTTGTGAGCCAGTCTTACTGCTGTGTGGGGCCCTACAACACCAAGGACACTAAGAACAGGCCCTTTAAAGTGGCCTTGGATGAGAGGCTGGATGTGCTCATCAAAGACCCAGCAGGTTAGAGTCCTCTTTGATTTAGTTTACAATTTTGACATAGGTTAGCCCACATTTAATTTCTCCCTCCACTGTTAACCTGGGATAGGCTCCACTTTCAAGCTTTGTGTGGAGAAGCATGGAAATCAAGAGTAGTCTAATTAAGATACATTTATGGGAGAATAGATACTTGCATcctccgtcattgtaaataagaatttgttcttaaatggcttgcctagttaaataaaggttaaataaaaataaattaaataaaaatcctcGTATATACTGTCTCTGTTGATGTGTGTTCATTCAGGCTGGTGGCTGGTGGAGAACGAGGATAAACAGTTGGCCTGGTTCCCTGCTCCTTACCTGGAGGTGTGTGAGGCAGAGAACGATGAAGATGGATTGGATGGAATTCCCTTGGGGGGTAAGATACTTTTGAATCTATATTGATACATATCCTGTCCACAGTCCAAACTTAATCACAGTAAATGTTGTGAAAGTTTGTTTAATATACTAAGCCTACTATGGATTGCAGTTAGCTTATGGATACACCATTACAAACATTCAGTTTTGTGGTTAGAAAATTCCACAGCCAGCCAAACACTAGGGGGAAGTCCTAAACTAGATACCATTTttgaacattttatttaacctttatttaaccaggtaggccagttgagaacaagttctcatttacaactgcgacctggccaagataaagcaaagcagtgcgacacaaacaacaacagagttacacattaataaacaaacgtacagtcaataacacaatagaaaaagaaatctatatagtgtgtgcaaatgaggtaagattagggagggaaggcaataaataggccgtagtggcgaagtaattacaatttagcatttaaacactggagtgataaataaCCCTCATCCCAACATAGTAGAGAATGACCAGTGATGTacataaaccctggattgctgatgctgtgTATTGGCccttgagaggctttgaagccactggtcggccatattggcactccccagtaggagcagtcctccacagagtaccacagtatgagtcataatacgcataaaacctagtggtcaaatagggaaatggttccaatcatttttccaccattaatttttcccataggggattttagaaacaattaaaataagtgctgtttcgtgtaggcttaccccggcatgacgttttgataactgtgtGTAAATATCTCTAGGACAACATgactttatcaatatattcgcaataatttcaaagattttactgagttacagttcatatgaggaaatcagtaaattgaaataaattcatttggcacgaatctatggatttcacatgagtgggaatacagatatgcatctgttggtcacagatacagtacCTTAAGAAAAAATGGGCCTCAAAATGGGCCTCACGATCTCATCACACTATTTCTGTGTATTTAAATTGCCAATcgctaaaatgcaattgtgtttgttgtccgtagcttatgcctgcccatatcataaccccaccgccaccatggggcactctgttcacaacgatgacatcagcaaaccgctcgcccacacaacgcatTACACACACatggtttgcggttgtgaggccggttggacgtccaACCGttgaaggtggcttatggtagagaaattaccaTGAAATTCTCTAGCAACatttgacatttacattttagtaatttagcagacgctctcatccagagcgatttacagtaatgagtgcatacatttacatgtaatccgttgttactccccaaccctagTAATGATCATGCAGTATAgtaagcttcttgatatgccacacccgtcaggtggatggattatcttggcaaaggataaatactcactaacaaggatctaaacaaatttgtgcacaaaatttgagtgaaataatatttttgtgcgtatggaaaatgtacctgttagcaaaggtgtcagctagagatgacataCAGGAGCTTTCAGGGATTTGttgttttgcatgatgtctactttgatgatAATTAGCATTTTCGAAACAGAGCATAAATAgtgccgaatatattgataaaagtcaccttgtccgagagagatatACATGCTTATCAAAAtgtcatgccagggtaagcctacacaaaaacacagcccttattctaaatgtttctaaaatcccttatgggaaaaatgaatggtggaaaaacgattggaaccatttccctgtttgactgctgtgttttatgggtattatgactccaCTGTGAGGCTCTATACGATTGCATGTATTTAAGTATATATTTCTTGTTGTTGTGGGGCCAGTAACATTTGTAATCTAAAACaattacataaaaataaaaataaatgaatgtatttttcattttacatatttatgtttagctcacataatataatgtaAAAGTATGCATTGAGGTGACTGTAATAGAATACATGTGGCAAAACGAATGtatacattaataaatgcatttctatagtttACAAAATATGCAGGCACGGTGGCTCCAACACAGCGCCCCCTAtcagtcatgtagtgtatataaatcATGGAGAACGACAGACTGAGATTGCATTCCAGATTACAAGATTGCATGACACTTTCTGTCATGGTTTTGAGATTTCTCAAGATCCAATATCAATAAATGCCCTGAAGGCTTGCTGTAGATTATGTAGAAAGGAATCTCTGTTGTTTTAACCTGCTTCCTGGTTTGTCCCTTAGGAACTCTCTACTGCGCTGTGAGGAGTTACTCCACTAAGAAGCATGACGAGGTGCCTGTTCCTATTGGCTCTGTGGTCGAGGTGCTGAGGAAATCAGACGACGGATGGTGGCTGATCAGGTATGTCAACTTGTAACTTGactatctgtctgcctgtctgcctctcaGAATGCTACACAGACAAAGCAACCAACACTGCGTTTCATTGTCGGGTCTGTAATACAAGACAATGCAAACAATGTACAACCTCTCATTGTCTTATCGGAGATAGTGTGGCAGCAGGTGTGTGGGAGGAACTGTTGAATGCATTGTCGCTCCAAACGTGATTATGGCCACCAAAAGTTAATACCTGAAATAAAATGACATAAATCAGGGAATCCTGTGGTTTTCTTACAGAGGTATTTGGTAACGAATAACAGTAAGGAGAGTAGGGATAACATAGCACTTGTTGGTGGTTCCCTTTGACAAATGACGATTGATGGTGACGAACGGCTCCACTTCAACGTTCTGTTAAGCAAAGACATGAGGGTCATGACCAGAAGATGTCCTCTAATCAAAAACAAACTCTTTGAACCCTGAGTGACACAACTCTTTTCCCCTCCAGGTATAATGGCAGAACGGGCTACTCTCCCTCCATGTACCTGCAGCCTTACAACAACCCACGTGCTGGCCTCCACAACCTGCAGAGGAAGCTGCACAGCTCCTCTCTCAATCTGGCAACCCACATGGACAGCTCTACTCTCAACTTGGCATCCAGCAGAGACAGCCAATCTGGCAACTGTTACCCACCCACCCTGTATGAGGAGACAGGGCTGCAGCATCACACATCGACCCAGCCCAGGGATGATCCGTACCGGGCCTCCCTTCTCCAGAAGACCCGCTCTCTGGAGCTTCTGTCTGAGACCCGTCCCGACATGGCCGTCCCTCCatcccaaagagagagagaagaccttGAGTCAAATCCGGATCCAGCAATCCGCAAGAGCAGCATCAGCTTGGCCAAGTCCTCCGACTCTGACATCAGCTCATCAGGCCGGAATGTCAGGACGTCTTTTTCCAGCTGCAGTGAGGAGGAGCCCCAGAGCCCCCCAAACAGCCCCAGGTCTTCACCCCAGCCAAGGGAGAGTGGCAATCGCAGCATCCCAGATAAGAGTCTGTCAACCAGCCCTAGCTCCAGTTCTGAGACTAGGTCCTGTAAGATGCCCACCGCTGCACCCAAGGTGCCCCCGCGACCCAGAGCCCAGGAGATCCTGACCCGGTGTACCACCATGACCCGCAAGGCTGCCTTGGCCTCCAGAGGGAGGCTGTTCTCCCTGCAGGACCCCATCCAGACCCACTAGAAAGGCTGGGAGCGGTGGTTGGGGAACTGGGagatggggttagggttatggggagCCGTGGGTGGTGGAGAGTGGGGTTTTTGGGGTTAGGATTACGCTATTCTCTCCTGGCCGACTTTACGTGAAGCGCAATACTTTGAGAATGGCTTGCAATACTAGGGTAACATTTGCATAAAAATGCCTATTCTGTATGTTACAATAACCATGATTCCATCCAACcatttttatgcgagtaaagcaCTTGTTGAATAAAAAACTCACTACAGGACTGATGGAAACGGTATAATTGTTAGTAAACTTTCTAAATCTCGACAGAACAAAATACGTAAGACAGGGGGATAAGTTTTTGTCTgtgaaatacactacatgaccaaaagtatgtgaacaactgctcgtcgaacatctccttccaaaatcatggtcattaatatggatttggtcccccctttgttgcttccccagcctccactcttctgggaaggctttccacgagaTGTTGTAgcatcggcgttccaattcatcccaaaggtgttagatgggtttgaggtcagggctctgtgcaggccagtcaagttcttccacaccgatttcgacaaaccatttctgtatggacctcgctttgtgcacaggggtaatgtcatgctgaaacaggaaagggccttcccaaaactgttgccaaacaattggaagcacataatcgcctagaatgtcattgtatgctgtagcgttaagttttcccttcactggaactaaaaacagccccagaccattattcctcctccaccaaactttacagttggcactatgcattggggcaggaagTGTTCTCCtgacatccaccaaacccagatttgtccatcggactgacAGATGTTGAATCGTGactcattactccagagaacgcgtatccactgctccatagtccaatggcggcgagccttaaaccactccagccgacgcttggcattgcgcatggtgatcttaggcttgtgtgcggctgctcggccatggaaacccatttcagttattgtgctgacgttgcttccagaggcagtttgtaactcagtagtgagtgttgcaaccaaccgaggacagacgatttttacgcgcttcaatACTTGGcagttccgttctgtgagctagtgttgcctaccacttcacagctgagccattgttgctcctagacgtttccacttcacaataacagcacttacagttgaccagggcagaaatttgacaaactgacttgttggaaagttggcattctatgacggtgccacattgaaagtcactgagctcttcaataaggccattctactgccaatgtttgtctatggagattgcatggctgtgtgctcgaatttatacacctgtcagcaacgggtgtggctgaaatagccaaatccactcatttgaaggggtgtccacatacttttgtatatatggtgTAGATCATGCACcaaatgcagtggaaatgcttTAATGCGCATTTGTTGAAGAATAATCCTCATGTGGCAGTAAACTTTCAGTCACGTGATGCTATGTTGTgtagtcctcccactacgacttggAAAAGCACACAGTTTATTAGTCTACAGATTCAATTAGTAATGATGAAcctcacagggtggtgaaagtgcatggtGATGATGAGCTTGATACTCCTTAAAATGTCGAGGGTCCTAATTTTATGCTGGTAACATGTTGATCGGGGCTTGGCTGTCAATTGACAAATAAATATGATCTTGCTTTTATCCATAATCAGATTTAAAGATGGGATGGAAACACACtgtacttattttttttattagttAAATGAAAAATTACACGACAAAGtgatttttatgtgcactacgtcattacGCACAGCTTTTCATTTTCATGAAGCCAGTTTGATGTAAACAAACAAAAGGGAAAATGTGGATATTTTTCGGGTGCGCATATTATTATATTTGCTTGAAAATCTTTCGACAAATTGATGGAAATCTAGCTAATGTTGAACATTAAAATGTGCTGACAACTTTCTGATGTTATTTATAGTTGATCAACTATTGCTATTTAATTACACTTATTTAAATTAGCATGAAATGCTCACAGGTTATAAAGGTATAAATGAATTGGCTACTAGTCTTAACCTTTTAAAGCCAAACTCCTTAATTTGTGCATACCCTTAAAGAGTAGGCCCTAAACAAAAAAATAATTTCACATGCAAATAATACTTATTTTActagtcactactactactcctattACTACATGGTAACAGCTGAAACAAGCACACAAATGTTCACAAAAATGTCCCTTTTCTATTTTGAGATGAAACATTATATTCTGATGATATTTTCAATGCACATTTCCTGTCTGTATGATTTTAATATGAAGGAATGAGACACAGTTGTCTCTGAAAGATATGGGATGACACAGAATTAAATATAGTTTGCTTATATGATATAATTTGTATCTATTTTGCTTTAATATTGTAGAATGATTTTCATTATGATGTTGAAATTGCGCATTTGTTCCCGGAGGGACATTTTCAAGGGGGTTCAGTTTCAATGTATTATTGAAATGCATGGAAATGCTCTAGTTCTACCCCTTTAGAGTTGACCAATGACTGGTTGGGTTGTTGTAGCCTACATATCATTCTTCTATTGGTGTCTGAAGTCACTGTTATTCCATACTGGA
Encoded proteins:
- the noxo1b gene encoding NADPH oxidase organizer 1b, which encodes MGDQMRYAISVRIIGVMHKEASKIKMFMTSVLWSDESEVIVYRSLLDFKEFHRQLKKRFPLENPFRKRDRVIPKFRAIAMRRKIQVKDPSWSMRRMNLLENYCSELLRCDPVVSCSSEVTQFFMPKDHDLQADFTKNSVMILPSEDGLEDMSGQRLSLGNVTHPFVSQSYCCVGPYNTKDTKNRPFKVALDERLDVLIKDPAGWWLVENEDKQLAWFPAPYLEVCEAENDEDGLDGIPLGGTLYCAVRSYSTKKHDEVPVPIGSVVEVLRKSDDGWWLIRYNGRTGYSPSMYLQPYNNPRAGLHNLQRKLHSSSLNLATHMDSSTLNLASSRDSQSGNCYPPTLYEETGLQHHTSTQPRDDPYRASLLQKTRSLELLSETRPDMAVPPSQREREDLESNPDPAIRKSSISLAKSSDSDISSSGRNVRTSFSSCSEEEPQSPPNSPRSSPQPRESGNRSIPDKSLSTSPSSSSETRSCKMPTAAPKVPPRPRAQEILTRCTTMTRKAALASRGRLFSLQDPIQTH